One genomic segment of Virgibacillus doumboii includes these proteins:
- a CDS encoding ParA family protein: MAVISIMNYKGGVGKTTLSSNIAAELARKDKKILLIDMDPQTNLTLSFMDIDEWQSLDRQKRTIKHWYDDFLDNNGQALLKDLIVTPNRVNERLLKTDGRIDMICSHLELIHVDMELSSKLGGNTDRTIRRNYLKVLSNLQIKLDDIKDDYDMVIIDCPPNFNIVTQNALAASDAYIVPAKADYLSTLGIDTLIRHVTALAAKFNQYREETDSNIPKQISPHMLGVVFTMVSFYREGPIAVQKEYMNQVGKSHPCFRNVLREGKTQFATAPEAGIPIVLSKGKSLSQVIIRDEIRQIASELMVKYTQR; encoded by the coding sequence ATGGCTGTGATTTCTATAATGAATTACAAAGGTGGTGTGGGAAAGACGACGCTATCCTCTAATATTGCAGCTGAATTAGCAAGAAAAGATAAGAAAATATTACTGATTGATATGGATCCGCAGACAAATTTGACCTTGTCATTTATGGATATTGACGAATGGCAAAGTCTTGATCGGCAGAAACGGACAATCAAGCACTGGTACGATGACTTTTTGGATAATAATGGGCAGGCGTTACTTAAAGATTTAATTGTCACACCGAATCGGGTGAATGAGCGGTTGTTGAAGACCGATGGCAGAATCGATATGATCTGTTCACATCTGGAATTAATACATGTCGATATGGAGCTTTCCAGTAAGCTGGGAGGAAATACCGACCGAACCATCCGCAGAAACTATTTGAAGGTATTATCGAATCTTCAGATTAAATTGGATGATATTAAAGATGACTACGACATGGTTATCATTGACTGTCCACCGAATTTTAATATAGTTACGCAAAATGCACTTGCAGCAAGTGATGCATACATAGTTCCGGCAAAAGCAGATTATTTATCCACATTGGGAATTGACACGTTAATCCGCCATGTAACAGCACTTGCAGCAAAATTTAATCAATACAGAGAAGAGACAGATTCAAATATACCAAAGCAAATTTCGCCCCACATGTTAGGCGTGGTATTTACAATGGTATCCTTCTACAGGGAAGGTCCCATAGCTGTGCAAAAAGAGTACATGAATCAAGTAGGGAAGAGTCATCCGTGTTTTCGAAACGTTCTACGGGAAGGCAAAACACAATTTGCCACAGCTCCCGAAGCAGGAATTCCAATTGTATTATCAAAGGGTAAAAGCCTGTCACAGGTTATCATTCGCGATGAAATTAGGCAGATTGCAAGTGAATTAATGGTTAAATACACACAGAGATAG